The genomic DNA gatgacccagcacattttgttcattttaagaacactgttgctgcagatttgacaaaatgcaaaaaaggtaccaatgtgagatttttaaagatagtaCAGCCCTCGACccagggtttaagaatctgaagtgccttccaaaaaatctGAGAGatatgaggtgtggagcatgctttcagcagtcttaaaagaacaacactccaatgcagataCTACAGaaccactgaaaaagaaaatcagccttctactggtggcatctgactgcCAGTGGGccatggagccaggcccatgctcagaacGGGCCCCGtcctgctctgcttgcactgtgACCTGAGACCCCGCCAGCCCACTGGCTcccccgcccaccacttgctcttctctgcctgcctgccagctggcagagggctcctctccacctcctGGCCCCACCCACTGGCTTCTCTCTATCTCCTGGTGGGATCCCAGGGCACCTCCAGCTAAAGGCAGTCtttgcttcccaccacctgtggggccccacctgtctctcTGGAGCTGAGCTgtctgggactggtgcagaagcctggccagtctcagtcagtggcagagacagtgTTGGGgtcttggctgggcccctccaggcaagtggatCCTGAGGGAGCCCGCCTGAGGCAGGCCTTAGCCTGGCTGATCATGCCACTTCCAAGGGGCCGGAGGGATTCCCCATCCCTGGACCACCCCGACTGCACTGGTGGCGCAGCCCAGAAAACACAGTCGCCTCCCAGCAGGACCAGTGAGTGCAGCTGGGCGTGGGTCTGTGGAGGGCCTGGGTGGGAGTGCTGGGCTGTGAAGATCTCtatgtgttggggcactagggaatGGGGTTCTGTGTGGGATGCTAGGCaattgtggtggggctgtgggtagGGGGGCGCTGGACggggtggtggtgtgcagggtgctATGCATTTGTGGCAGGGTCTGGGAGACACTGGGCATAGCAAATCCAGGAGGGCTCTGACTATAGGGAATCGGGAGGGTGTTCTGATGTTGGGTAGGGGGGATGTGTGGTACAGCATTGACCCAGCCCTGAGGAGAAGGAGCACACTGGCAGCGTAAATAGTGCCCTcacactgggctgggcagagcgggccacccctgccatgccatgaCCCTAGCCGGCCCAACCCCCCcgcaccatgctccattgcccccatgggggcccacaaaaagttaatccagccctgctcagatgatgaaaataaacatgcatcagtctgcactgctttggactgttatcgagcagaacctgtcatcagcatggacgcatggcctctggaatggtggatgaagcatgaagggacatacgaatctttagggcatctggcatgtaaatatcttgcgatgccggctgcAGTAGTGCGAACGCctcttctcattttcaggtgacactgtggacaagaagcagacagcattatctcctgcaaatgtaaacagacttgtttatttgagcgattggctgaagaagaagtagaactgagttttacattgttgtaggctctaaagttttacattgctttatttttgaatgcagtaattttctgtgcaaattctacacttgtaagttcaacttccatgataaaaagattgcactacagtatttgtattaagtgaattgaaaaatactgtttcttttggcTTTACAGTACAaatgtttataataaaaaataaatataaagtgaacactgctcactttatattctgtgttgtaattgaaatcaatatatttgaaaatgtggaaaacatccaaaaatttatataaatggtattttattattgtttaacagtgtgattcatttttttaagagCTTGACAGCCCTCATATTAACCCTTGATAATCAATTAGAGGAAACTGAAatacagggaggggaagtgagaTACTCAAGGCATgttaaggaggacttgtggcaccttagagactaacaaaattttttgagcataagcgatgaagtgagctgtagcttacgaaagcctatgctcaaataaattggttagtctctaaggtgccacaagtcctccttttctttttgtggacacagactaacacggctgctcctctgaaacctgtcaaggcaTGTTGGTAGCAGAGCTGGCAATAGAACATGAGTCCTAATTCCCACTCCTGAGCTTTAACCATTAGTCCATGTTTCCCTCTGTAATTAACCCAGGTTAGCCAATATGGGGTAAGATTTAATTCCTCACATTCAACATGTGCATCTTCATTCCTCTAATTCTTCCCCGGTTCTTCTGTCCTTCTGCAACTGGGCCTGGGTTGGGCGGgagaccaggactcctgggttccaccctcggggatgggaggggaaagggtGTAGGATGCTATGCCCAGCCCGGGGGAAGGCCGTggggaccaggactcctgggttctatccccagggatgggaggggggaaggatgACTCTGGGCTCCATGCCCAGCCCGGGGGAAGGCCGTggggcccaggactcctgggttctatccccagggaTGGGGCTCCATGCCCAGCCCGGGGGAAGGCCAAggggaccaggactcctgggttctatccccagggaTGGAAGGGGGGAAGGAGGACTCTGGGCTCCATGCCCAGCCCGGGGGAAGGCCGAggggaccaggactcctgggttctatccccacgggtgggaggggggaaggaggactcTGGGCTCCATGCCCAGCCCGGGGGAAGTCCAAggggcccaggactcctgggttctatccccagggatgggaggggggaaggaggactcTGGGCTCCATGCCCAGCCCGGGGGAAGGCCGAGGggactaggactcctgggttctatccccagggatgggaggggggaaggaggactcTGGGCTCCATGCCCAGCCCGGGGGAAGGCCGTggggcccaggactcctgggttctatccccaggggtgggaggggggaaggaggactcTGGGCTCCATGCCCAGCCTGGGGGAAGGCCGTggggcccaggactcctgggttctgtccccaggggtgggaggggggaaggaggactcTGGGCTCCATGCCCAGCCCGGGGGAAGGCCGAggggaccaggactcctgggttctatccccaggggtaggaggggggaaggaggactcTGGGCTCCATGCCCAGCCCGGGGGAAGGCCGAGGggactaggactcctgggttctatccccaggagtgggaggggggaaggaggactcTGGGCTCCATGCCCAGCCTGGGGGAAGTCCAAggggaccaggactcctgggttctatccccagggaTGGAAGGGGGGAAGGAGGACTCTGGGCTCCATGCCCAGCCCGGGGGAAGGCCGAggggaccaggactcctgggttctatccccagggatgggaggggggaaggaggactcTGGGCTCCATGCCCAGCCCGGGGGAAGGCCGAggggaccaggactcctgggttctatccccagggaTGGAAGGGGGGAAGGAGGACTCTGGGCTCCATGCCCAGCCCGGGGGAAGGCCGAggggaccaggactcctgggttctgtccccagggatgggaggggggaaggaggactctgggctccatgcccagcccgggggaaggcagaggggactaggactcctgggttctatccccagggatgggaggggggaaggaggactcTGGGCTCCATGCCCAGCCCCGGGGAAGGCCGAggggaccaggactcctgggttctatccccagggatgggaggggggaaggaggactcTGGGCTCCATGCCCAGCCCCGGGGAAGGCCGAggggcccaggactcctgggttctatccccagggatgggaggggggaaggaggactcTGGGCTCCATGCCCAGCCCCGGGGAAGGCCGAggggaccaggactcctgggttctatccccagggatgggaggggggaaggaggactcTGGGCTCCATGCCCAGCCCCGGGGAAGGCCGAggggcccaggactcctgggttctatccccagggatgggaggggggaaggaggactcTGGGCTCCATGCCCAGCCCGGGGGAAGGCCGAggggaccaggactcctgggttctatccccagggatgggaggggggaaggaggactcTGGGCTCCATGCCCAGCCCGGGGGAAGGCCGAggggaccaggactcctgggttctatccccagggatgggaggggggaaggaggactcTGGGCTCCATGCCCAGCCCCGGGGAAGGCCGAggggcccaggactcctgggttctatccccagggatgggaggggggaaggaggactcTGGGCTCCATGCCCAGCCCCGGGGAAGGCCGAggggcccaggactcctgggttccaccccGACTCTCTCCCAGGGGTACCCTACCGAGAGTCCCCACCCCGAGCAGACGGGCCCCGCCCCCTGTACCGCCCCCTAGCGGCAAAGCCAGGAGGTCTCGGCGCAAGGACTGAGCTGGAGCCGCCCTTTCCGGTTCCGGGCCCGGTCCGGAAGCCGCCGCGATGATCGGGGACCTGCTGCTCTGCGGGTACCGGGGCGGGATAccgggcctggggctgggggcgggcgggAGTCCCCGGCGAGCGCCTGGCTCCCCGGCCGCTCTAacccgctctctctctctctctctctctctccccccttagGACGCTGCTGCTGAACGCCGGCGCCGTGTTAAACTTCAGGCTGTGAGTGGGGCGGGGGCGGATCGGGCCCTCCCGTAACCAGCCGCTGAACGGGCCGCCGCTGGGTCCTCTCGGCCCCCGGCCCGGGTGCCCGCGGCTGCCCCGCTCGCCGGGCCGGTGCCGCCCTCCCCCGGCCCGGGTGCCCGCGGCTGCCCCGCTCGCCGGGCCGGTGCCGCCCTCCCCCGGCCCGGGTGCCCGCGGCTGCGCCGACTGCAGAGGGGAGTCGTGTCCCCCctgccttgtggcaccttcagcACCAGCCAGGGTCTCCACCCTCCCAGTCACTCCTGGCAGGCTGCTGTCCCCCAGGGCTCTGGTGGGTCGCACCACGGTCAAACTCTTGTTAGGTTAATTGTCTGGTCCCAAACCCTATGGACTCCCGCCTAGGGCTGGTACTGGCAATGCGTGTCTGCTCCCAGCAATGTGGAAATAACTCCTGTGTCCCTGCAGGAAGAAGAAAGACGCTCAGGGCTTCGGTGAAGAGTCTAGGGAGCCAACTACGGGTAATAGGCTCAATGAGTGAACACTTCGTCTGGgactcttagggcatggctacacttgcagatgtagagcgcttcgggttaaaccagccttcggagagcgcagtagggaaagcgctgcaatctgtccacactgaccgCTTCAAGCGctctggcatggccacatttgtggcacatgcagcggcattgggagcggtgcattatgggcagctgtcccagcatgcaagtggctgcaacgagcttttcaaatggggggtggagtggagtgtgaCATGAGGTGTGTTGTGAGTATGTGGGTGGAGAGAGAGTGGGTtcttggggggctgagagcatgtcagcattctgtcttgtaagttcagacagcagcagacctccaTCCCCgcctgctgctctctctctcacacacacagccttgcgcactaatggttgctttgtctcggagcagataagcagctggctgtcagaaaccgagctttcaaagggcatgtCCGCATTCCTACggtgattcaaaaacaatgacaagagtggctaCTTGAATTAAGGGGATTATGGGgcgtttccagaggctgatcagagtgcagtaatgcaacacctcatccacactggcgctgcgggggtgcagcaaacattattccactcgcgCGGTGAAGTACCAGCAGCACTGTAGCCACCGAGTCAGAGCGTtgtacgtgccttgccagtgtggacgggtagtgagctagtgcgcttggggctcctttattgctctgtaactcgcaagtgtagccaagcccttcgCGTGTGTAGTTTCCCTCAGTGTGAGCACTGCAAAGATGGTTGTGAATGAAGCACTTTGTTCATACAGGTGGCTTCCCTCTGATTAATCAAATCTACATGGGAAACCTCTAAGACAAAAGTGCTTAACATGAACCCATTTCTGAGACACCCAAATATGAGTTCACTGATCCATCTATAGCTAGTGACTGGCTCACCAATCTCTGCTTACAACTTGCTGAACAACATTTCCCTAGGGGCTTTGCAGGCACTGCTCTTCCTCTCAGAACTGTGACTTGGAGCAGGAGTCCTAAGATTTACAGTGTACATTCCCTCCTGCATTTTTGGATACTAGCGTCTATGCTGCAGAAGAACTCAGTGCCTTTATGTGTTGATTTCCTCATTACTGTTTGTGCCTTTAAGTTGCCCctatgtatttatcctcattaTGATGAATGATTGAGGTGGGAAGACCACATACTATAACATGTGGCCATGACAGctgtccttttccttttttggaaTGGGATGTGACCTACCTTCTgctttcttttccttgttttctagaccttttgtGGGTGTTCGTGACAGACTAAACTAGGTGGTGGCCATCCCCTCCCAAATCTCCATTTCTCGTTTGTTTTGTCCTTTGTAacattcagtttttattttgaattaacagTCTATGACATGTTTCAGTTAATATTGAAAATGTGAAGTGtaaatgtgtgtgtctgtatttgcTGTATATGataaagggtttttcctttgaTTTTCTAGGTGACAATATCAGGGAGTTCTTGTTGAGTCTCAGGTACTTTCGAATCTTCATTGCCTTGTGGAACATCTTCATGATGTTTTGCATGATTGTGTAAGTAGAACCAGATTGGATCTCATTgctataatttttttcttaagttAGACATCTTGGTTTTGTTTCTAACTCCTCTTCTTCTGATCCTGCTGTCTTCCTTTGTTTTGGGCTGCTCTTGAGCCtcatttgtttcaattttgatctGCAAGGAGATGTTCACTGACCTTGTTACTTAATGATAATGAAACTCGTAATGCATGATGAATTTAGTTTCTCTGTTCATCAATAAGAGATTCAACCTTGAATCTAGTGCTTCTTACCATGTGTTGCTTAAACATGTCAGTTATGTTGGAAGACCAGGGCAAATGACGTTAGTGGTGTCTTGGATGTGAAAAAACCAAACTCTCACACAGAAAAACCAACCCCTTGGGCTAGGCCAGCTTCACGGCCTTGCAGATGCCTTCATGCTGCCTCTCAAAACCCTGGATTTGAGCCTCATGCTCAGTCTCAATGGACAGGCTGGCAAAATATCTGCTAGCGTTTCACCTGTGTAGCTATATGGTCCAATGAGTGGGAAAGCAGAACTGATGCAGATATGTATTAATGTCTCTTCTGGCAGTAGTGACATTTAATTGGATGACTAGTATACAATTATACCCAATTCTCAACTACTTTTGTGTTTTCTGTTATATCTGCTAGGTTATTTGGATCTTGAAAGTCATCCAGAAACCTGTTTGGAGAGCTTTCTTTATCTGGTAACTTGGAGGAGGCTTTTGGCTGGAAACATGACCTTTCCATAAACTAAAAGACTGCAATGTTTTCAAAATATGAACAAAGAATTTTGGTCTGTTCTTTTATACAAGGGTCTAAATGTTAAAGAGATAGAACACATTCATATTCTTGGGCGGATTGTAATAGATGGTGTGATTATTATGTAAATGAAAGTAGCTTCTTGTTAAATGGTGGGGAGCACTTTCATGGTTGGTAGACACACAAACTGACCCTCCTGGACCATATTTACCAAAAGTGTGGGCTGACTCTTGGGACTTACTGCATATCTTTTTTTCAACAGACCCCAATAAATATTGGACTAACAGCAAACACGTTGACCCATGTGTATACCCTCCTCTAGCTTGCCTCTATGGGAGTGTCACCTTTTAGGCCTACCAACCTTGATGCTCAAAGCAAAATTGTTCAACTTTTCTAGCATATATAAATAACTTCTAAATGATGATGCTGGCCCAGCAACATGATGCTTGGTGAACTGTAGAACTACAACAACATCTGATGGTCACaagaatctctgctttcagtcACTCCTTGCTCTTAGTCTGTTATGGCATAGTATAGGCTATTTGAGGAGCCACTGCTCTATTGTCTGAGACCAATTTTGCCATTTGTAAGGCATTTTTATAAAgttaagcaaaacaatgttatATTCCTGTAATTTTAATGATTGTCAGTTTTGTATCTAACTATAGAGAGCTGCGTAGCACTCGAAATATCTGGATGTCATGGGCTGCGCAATAAAGAAATAACTTATGGGAGGCGGAGAAGAATGTTGTTCACTATATCAAAGATAGTATTTGCCTGCAAACTGCCCTAGAGAATCTACCTACTGAGACAGGTAGATTTTGTGGATATGGAGTTAGCAGAGTAGAGGCCACCAGAATTATGCCTTTCTCAAGCTGGTTATAAATGTCCTTGAAGTTGAAATAACTGAGCATACAGACACTGCTACTTGTACAATTAAATTCCAGTAAAGAGGGTCCAGAATCTCAGGAACAAGCTCCAAAGAACTTGTAggttaaaaaaatacacattcaTCATCAAAAGAAGTAACAGGTCTTGAGATCTTAAACTAACTTCCAAGTATTATGAGAATATACACATCAGAACAGGCTGAAAAGAAAATTTTAAGAATAATTAATTcttcagtctttttttctttctcttcaggCTTTCCAAGTTATGTGGTAAAACAGCATTTAAGTAAACATTTAATTTAGGCCTAAGGGAGTGATTGTACGTTAGCATATTTTTGTACTTGCTGTTAGTGCACTATCTTCTTAATAGCAGTTACAATAGTCACATTTCTTTCATGCAAAAGTGCTAAATGTAATTAAGGTTTTTATAGCTTCTGTAATTTAAATATCAATTAAATGATCTGTGTTTATCAGTTGATATGTAATATGCATGTTCTAGATTCATAGCACACATCTAAGATAGttaccaaatttagtgtaatcAGACTTCTTAAATCAATGTTGGTGATTGCGTATGTGTAAATTGTTTATCTTCCAAACCAGTACTGGAGGTTTCAATAAAAATGGCTCAGATTATACATCCCTGTTGAGCTCTGGTGGATAATATATAAATGGATTTGAAGAGAGTAGTTTTATTTTTAGAGTGTTAAAGCTGCTTGGTACTCTGTTAGTTCCTAGTAGAGTCAACTAGCAagggccaggtttcagagtacaggtttcagagtaacagccatgttagtctgtattcgcaaaaagaaaaggagtacttgtggcacctgagagactaaccaatttatttgagcattagctttcgtgagctacagctcacttcatcggatgcatactgtggaaactgcagaagacattatatacacagagaccatgaaacaatacctcctcccaccccactctcagagtaagcttttgtgagctacagctaacttcattgGAAGCTTACGAAAGttttatggtcaaataaattttagtctctaaggtgccacaagtcctccttttcttttagtaagaGTCAGTTTCATTGTAGAACTGCCGAGAAGGTCTAAGAGTTAATTGGTTTGTCCTGTAAttgtgacttctttttttttttctccagcattttttatttttatttattaattgaaaTTGGCCTCCCTTGGTAAGTAGCTTTGGTGTCCTCTACAACTAAAATAATTAAGGGATAAATAAATAGCTGTTTATAATAAAAAGCCCAGCAGTGGAACCTTCCTAGTCATAGTTCCAATTGACCAGTCAAATCAGGAAGCTTGCCTAAGAGAGCAAATTTTACACTGTGCCCAGAAGCTTCCTAAACTTCATCTCTGGAATGATCAGGCCCCATAGGCATAGGCTCTCCACTTTGAAGAGCCTGATACCAGCCATGAAAATTAACTCCTAGAATGGAGAGGAATCCAGGGGGTTGTAACttcagagaaggagagagaagactCTGATAAGTGGGTCCTAGGCTATAGACTGTAACTAATACCTTGCACTGTACAATAGGTAGTACATAGGTACTGTATTATGTGCTCCAGAAGGTGCTCAGTGAAGAGGAGCAGCTTTATTCCGCTCTACCTGAAGTTTTTGTACCTTTTTTGGGGGTAGCCCCAACCAGAATGAATTGCAGCAATCTACCAAGATTGATAAACTGGGAAGGATTTCTGCTGAGAGGTCTGTACCACAAAGGAAAGCTTGCAGCCCCAGGCTAACTCTAAATGAACGAGACCATATTTTAATTTGTAACTCTTTTCCAATTGTTGTATATAACACCATGCCtgactgcctttttttttttaaaaactctcttaTGTTTGTATTTAATCTTTTCTCAGAAAATATGGGAAAAGTAAAGTTTTTATATGGCACTGTAAATGTTTGATAAAGCACTGCACATAAAAATAGAATCCCTGAAGAATTTTCAGTTTCAGGCTCTgaacctgcaaacatttatgcatgggTTTAACTCCATGCATATTAGTCCCATTGAGTTATGAGCACAACGTTTTTAAGCAAATGGGGGCTTAAATAAATATAAGGATAAGAGCAGATGACAACTACAGGAAGGGTTTAAGGGATGGTGAGAGAAGACAAGATCACACTTCGTCATCGGGTTGAGTAATTCAGGTATTTTGGGAGTAATTCTGTGTCTGTCATAGTCCTGTCTGAAACCAAACCATGGGATGAAGATGTGGCTACTTCCAACACTGCTTTCTCCTACAAAACCAAGTAATAAAAACATGCCACTACAAAGGAGTGGACACCTGTGGACAGTTAAATATTATAACATCATaggttagaaagttggcagtaATGAACGTTGCATTCTTGAGAATGGGTCTAATGCCTGTCTAAGGGCAGCTGACCTTTCCCTTTACTAAGAGACACATTAAAATCTCCCTCCTGCTCATCCCTAGCCATGATTGGCAAGGATCTTGAGATatttcagtttgcaaagaatAATCTTTAGGATGGGGTTATATTTGAAAGTTCAGTTGTCCCATGCACATCTGTTGAAAAGGGGAGAGATGCTGTCCTTTCCACGGTATGCAGGGGATGGAATCCCATTAAAATCTACTGTTTTTAGAATCCATGACTCTCAAAGTATTTCCATCCTAATTTTTATCTACCTTCCTCAGTGAATACTTAGCCAGTGTATTGAAGAGGATGGTCCTACAGTTTATAAATAAGCCACTAGAGGTCCCCTTAATCGTCAGAGTAGCACTCAGCTCTATTTTGTGTCCACCATTCTTTTGATTTGTATCAGTTATTCAGAGCAATGTTTTGTAGATGTGAAGTTCTGGTCAATTCCATGTAGAACAAGTAGCATTCTCTTCTCTAAGTAACACTTTTCAATGTGTTTTAATTTAGGAGGTAGAAAATGTTCAAGCTATACTAACACTGCAAATATAGCAAACTATATTATAGcaacaaggtaggtgaggtaatgttTTTCAtgagaccaacttctgttggtggaaggtacaagcttccaagttacacagagctcttgtaTAGTAACTATATGTATAATAAACCATATTCTGATTAAATGGATGATATAATGCAATGAAGCATTGATAGTAGTCACTTTAGCAGATGTTATAAGTGTAATAGTTAAATGTTTATACATGTTATCATTGCAGTTATACACTGTTGCACTGAAACTGATTAAAATTGTTTGCTTTGAACTACTTATTCTTACGATGCACCCAAGAGTTTAGATCCTTGATTAGTGTGGCATACCACTTAGTGACCACTGATTTTCAGAGTGTGGGATTTATGGCACAGCTTTACTTTTtgtgtggaatgaaattttagaTTGTGAATTTCTCAGGGCAGGGCCTGTTTTCTTATTTGTGCCTTATACAGAGCTGAGCAGATAGTGCAAGTATGACTGTTGTTAGATATCTGGCTCCATGTGTGTGttctctgtgtgctgtcccaACCAGATAGTTGGCACAGCAGACTTCAGTCAAACTGTCCGATGACCACAGGATCCGTTAAGGTACGAAGGCGCCCGGCCAagtttattgtcaatgaagcatGGTAATAGCACTTGGCAGATTCTGAGGCTACTAAGATGTATGTCTGTGATAATGGATGCAGCTCAAtaaatggcgggactttccattcccccttacgctggccaaagacactccctctgagatgcCTTTTTATACATCgttacaaacaagttatgtattgCCCCGATGTATCTGGCCGCCACCCATTGCCTTGTAcctgttggtttgatcaaaacttCTGTATCCCTCATGCTATCATCCTGACCTAATCTTTAAGATgggtcagcatgttcctgttatctttggagGATAGGTTGGTAGCGGGGTGTTCAagtaccacccttctggaatgtgtttgcgtgTATATTATCGTACCTAACACTACTTAGGAattgtgtttctgcaatatcagccctgttgccagattctgtgagtaGGGTCTAGTTCACAGCctgactttgctttatattaggaAAACTTT from Lepidochelys kempii isolate rLepKem1 chromosome 25, rLepKem1.hap2, whole genome shotgun sequence includes the following:
- the SMIM7 gene encoding small integral membrane protein 7 — translated: MIGDLLLCGTLLLNAGAVLNFRLKKKDAQGFGEESREPTTGDNIREFLLSLRYFRIFIALWNIFMMFCMIVLFGS